One genomic segment of Entelurus aequoreus isolate RoL-2023_Sb linkage group LG25, RoL_Eaeq_v1.1, whole genome shotgun sequence includes these proteins:
- the LOC133642532 gene encoding cytochrome P450 2K1-like isoform X2, with protein MRRFTLATLKDFGMGKRLSEEKITEECHYLIKEFEKHEDKGFDNATIITYAVSNIISAIIFGKRFDFKDPILQEMVENDKQIIRLSASDSIMVYDAFPMLGPLLKNWRDLMKNVEDIKQRSLHLINKLRETFNPDICRCFVDAFCTRKLSLEESDVQRVHYHDDNLVYSVMDLFGAGTDTTSNALRWSLLLMAKYSQIQDRVQEELSRVVGDRQITMEDRKNLPYIDAVIHETLRFANIVPMTVTYNTSRDVTFLGYFFEKGTTVLPLLTSVLYDESEWETPNTFNPSHFLDEEGKFIRRDAFLPFSAGRRACLGEGLARMELFLFFTHLLQRFRFTPAPGMTEDQLDLTPVVGFSLSPLPHQLCALSRH; from the exons ATGAGGCGTTTTACCTTAGCGACTCTGAAAGATTTTGGGATGGGCAAGAGACTCAGTGAGGAGAAAATCACTGAGGAGTGTCACTACCTGATTAAAGAGTTTGAAAAACATGAAG ACAAAGGCTTTGACAACGCAACGATCATCACCTACGCAGTTTCAAATATCATTTCTGCCATCATATTCGGAAAGAGGTTTGACTTCAAAGATCCAATTCTCCAAGAAATGGTGGAAAATGACAAACAAATCATCCGTCTGTCTGCATCAGATTCCATTATG GTCTACGATGCGTTTCCAATGCTGGGTCCCTTGCTTAAAAACTGGAGGGATTTAATGAAAAATGTGGAGGATATCAAGCAGCGTTCATTGCACTTAATAAACAAACTAAGAGAGACTTTCAATCCTGACATATGTCGGTGCTTTGTCGATGCTTTCTGCACACGTAAGCTGAGTCTGGAG GAGTCTGACGTTCAGAGGGTGCACTACCACGATGACAACCTGGTCTACAGCGTGATGGATTTGTTTGGCGCTGGAACCGACACAACATCAAACGCTCTTCGCTGGAGTCTACTTTTAATGGCCAAGTACTCTCAAATACAAG ATCGGGTCCAGGAGGAGCTTAGTAGGGTGGTGGGAGACCGTCAGATCACAATGGAGGACAGGAAGAACCTGCCTTACATCGATGCTGTCATCCACGAGACGCTGAGGTTCGCCAACATTGTCCCCATGACCGTCACTTACAACACCAGCAGAGACGTCACCTTCCTGGGATACTTCTTTGAAAAG GGGACCACTGTGCTCCCTCTGCTGACATCTGTCCTCTATGATGAGAGTGAGTGGGAGACACCAAACACCTTCAACCCTTCCCACTTCCTGGACGAGGAGGGTAAATTCATCAGGAGGGATGCTTTCTTGCCCTTCTCTGCAG GCCGCAGGGCTTGTCTTGGGGAAGGTCTGGCCCGGATGGAGCTATTCCTCTTCTTCACACACCTCCTGCAGCGCTTTCGATTCACCCCTGCACCCGGGATGACGGAGGACCAGCTCGATTTGACACCAGTGGTGGGTTTTTCACTCAGTCCTCTACCACACCAGTTGTGTGCTCTCAGTCGCCACTAA